Proteins encoded by one window of Polaribacter haliotis:
- a CDS encoding Na+/H+ antiporter NhaC family protein, whose amino-acid sequence MEYGFLSVIPPIVAIILALKTKQVYIALLFGIWFSWLIIEGWNPLNGTLAMIEGMVDVFQDKGSTRTIMFSALVGALLIFIQFSRGVEGFINIINKKLVKYENKKSGYSKVMVQILATFTGLLLFVETSISSLTVGTLYRPIFDKLGIPREKLAYIADSSSAPSSILIPFNAWGAFIMGLLLTQGIDKPFAVMISSIKYNFYPLLAIGILFFIILSRKDFGPMKKAEKRTKETGLLMNEGSKPMVSDEVTSFPPKEGIPARAYNMVVPLATMVFMMPINLIYTGWNEVKEFSSTFDHVKQAIGAGSGSSSVLYAVITALLVAIIMYMIQGFLKPKEAVNLTLKGISELMPLALLMLLAFAIGNACKELETGVYVANATKEWLSPELLPAVVFIISSFIAFSTGTSWGTFAIMLAISIPMANIHGSDVTIIVAATLGGGIFGDHCSPISDTSIISSMASASDHIDHVKTQLPYALVGGVITVILYLIIGFFG is encoded by the coding sequence ATGGAATATGGATTTCTTTCAGTAATACCACCAATTGTTGCCATTATTTTAGCACTAAAAACAAAGCAAGTATATATCGCTTTATTATTCGGAATTTGGTTTTCTTGGTTGATCATAGAAGGCTGGAATCCATTAAATGGAACTTTAGCCATGATTGAAGGAATGGTAGACGTTTTTCAAGACAAAGGAAGTACAAGAACAATTATGTTTAGTGCTTTGGTTGGAGCGTTGCTAATTTTTATTCAATTTTCGAGAGGAGTAGAGGGTTTTATCAATATTATCAATAAAAAATTGGTAAAATATGAAAACAAGAAATCAGGTTACAGTAAAGTAATGGTTCAAATTTTGGCAACATTTACAGGGCTTTTATTATTTGTAGAAACCAGTATTTCTTCTTTAACAGTTGGGACTTTATATCGTCCAATTTTCGATAAATTAGGAATTCCGCGTGAAAAACTCGCTTACATTGCAGACTCAAGTTCTGCACCATCTTCCATATTAATTCCTTTTAATGCTTGGGGCGCATTTATTATGGGATTATTGCTCACACAAGGAATTGACAAGCCTTTTGCAGTCATGATTTCCTCTATTAAATACAATTTTTATCCGCTTTTAGCTATCGGAATTTTGTTCTTTATCATTTTATCAAGAAAGGATTTTGGTCCCATGAAAAAAGCCGAAAAAAGAACAAAAGAAACCGGTTTATTAATGAACGAAGGTTCAAAACCAATGGTTTCAGACGAGGTAACTTCATTTCCACCAAAAGAAGGCATTCCTGCAAGAGCGTATAATATGGTTGTGCCTTTAGCAACCATGGTTTTTATGATGCCAATTAACCTAATTTATACAGGTTGGAATGAGGTTAAAGAATTCTCATCAACTTTCGATCACGTAAAACAAGCAATTGGTGCAGGATCAGGTTCATCATCTGTTTTATATGCTGTAATTACAGCACTTTTAGTGGCAATTATTATGTATATGATTCAAGGTTTTTTAAAGCCTAAAGAAGCTGTAAACTTAACCTTAAAAGGAATTAGTGAACTAATGCCATTAGCTTTATTAATGTTATTAGCATTCGCAATTGGAAACGCCTGTAAAGAATTAGAAACCGGAGTTTATGTTGCTAATGCAACCAAAGAATGGTTATCGCCAGAATTATTACCAGCAGTCGTTTTTATAATTAGTTCTTTTATTGCATTTTCTACTGGAACTTCTTGGGGAACTTTTGCAATTATGTTGGCAATTTCAATTCCTATGGCAAATATTCATGGCTCTGATGTAACGATTATTGTTGCAGCAACTTTAGGAGGAGGTATTTTTGGAGACCATTGTTCGCCAATTTCAGATACTTCTATAATTTCTTCTATGGCTTCTGCCAGCGATCATATAGATCATGTAAAAACACAACTGCCTTATGCTTTGGTTGGTGGTGTAATTACTGTTATTTTGTATTTGATTATTGGGTTTTTTGGCTAA
- the pheS gene encoding phenylalanine--tRNA ligase subunit alpha has translation MLDKVKELIGDVKAFKATTKEEVETFRIKYLGSKGLLKDLFSEFKNVDASMRKDFGQALNNLKKSAEGKVAELTDALDNSSSQKSFYGDLTRPAEPIELGSRHPISLVKNQIIEVFNRIGFTVSEGPEIEDDWHNFTALNLPEYHPARDMQDTFFIEQDPDILLRTHTSSVQVRYMEENQPPIRTISPGRVFRNEDISARAHCIFHQVEGLYIDTDVSFADLKQTLLYFTKEMFGKSKIRLRPSYFPFTEPSAEVDIYWGLETETDYRITKGTGWLEIMGCGMVDPNVLKNANIDPTKYSGYAFGMGIERIAMLLYQIPDIRMFYENDKRFLEQFKSVI, from the coding sequence ATGTTAGATAAAGTAAAAGAATTAATTGGTGATGTAAAAGCATTTAAAGCTACTACCAAAGAAGAAGTTGAAACATTTAGAATTAAATATTTAGGAAGCAAAGGTTTGCTAAAAGATTTATTTTCTGAATTTAAAAATGTAGATGCTTCCATGCGTAAAGATTTTGGACAAGCATTAAACAATTTAAAAAAATCTGCTGAAGGTAAAGTTGCAGAATTAACAGATGCTTTAGACAATTCTTCGAGTCAAAAATCTTTTTATGGAGATTTAACAAGGCCTGCAGAACCAATTGAATTAGGTTCTCGTCATCCAATTTCTTTGGTAAAAAATCAAATTATTGAAGTTTTCAATAGAATTGGTTTTACAGTTTCTGAAGGACCAGAAATAGAAGACGATTGGCATAATTTTACTGCGTTAAACTTGCCAGAATATCATCCTGCAAGAGACATGCAAGACACGTTTTTTATTGAACAAGATCCAGATATTTTATTAAGAACACATACTTCTTCTGTACAAGTTCGTTACATGGAAGAAAATCAGCCTCCTATTAGAACTATTTCACCAGGAAGAGTTTTTAGAAATGAAGATATTTCTGCAAGAGCACATTGTATTTTTCATCAAGTGGAAGGTTTGTATATTGATACTGACGTTTCTTTTGCCGATTTAAAACAAACACTTTTATACTTTACAAAAGAGATGTTTGGGAAATCTAAAATTCGTTTACGTCCTTCTTATTTTCCATTTACAGAACCAAGTGCAGAAGTAGATATTTATTGGGGATTAGAAACAGAAACTGATTATAGAATTACAAAAGGAACTGGTTGGTTAGAAATTATGGGTTGTGGAATGGTAGATCCTAATGTGCTTAAAAACGCAAATATAGATCCTACAAAATACTCTGGTTACGCCTTTGGAATGGGAATTGAACGTATAGCAATGTTGTTATATCAAATACCAGATATTAGAATGTTTTACGAAAATGACAAACGTTTCTTGGAACAGTTTAAGTCTGTAATTTAA
- a CDS encoding pyridoxamine 5'-phosphate oxidase family protein has translation MSKFYTKLTSRVQKFMEAQKMFFVATAPKEGRINLSPKGMDSIRVVDENRILWLNLTGSGNETAAHILENNKISMMFCSFEGNPNILRIYGKGKAIHPKDKDWEDAIKLFPNIPGARQIFDITVESAQDSCGMSIPFYEYKGERNQLNDWAESQGKEKIAQYWEDKNQTSIDGKPTDILG, from the coding sequence ATGTCTAAATTTTACACAAAACTTACTTCCAGAGTTCAAAAATTTATGGAAGCTCAAAAAATGTTTTTTGTTGCTACTGCTCCAAAAGAAGGGAGAATAAATTTATCTCCAAAAGGAATGGATTCTATTCGAGTTGTAGATGAAAACCGAATTCTTTGGTTAAATTTAACAGGAAGTGGAAACGAAACTGCTGCTCATATTTTAGAAAATAATAAAATTAGCATGATGTTTTGTTCTTTTGAAGGTAACCCAAATATTCTTCGAATTTATGGAAAAGGAAAAGCGATTCATCCTAAAGATAAAGACTGGGAAGATGCTATTAAGTTATTTCCAAATATACCAGGTGCAAGACAAATTTTTGATATTACTGTTGAAAGCGCACAAGATTCTTGTGGAATGTCTATTCCTTTTTATGAATATAAAGGGGAAAGAAATCAATTAAATGATTGGGCAGAAAGCCAAGGAAAAGAAAAAATAGCACAATACTGGGAAGATAAAAACCAAACCAGTATTGATGGTAAACCCACTGATATTTTAGGTTAG
- a CDS encoding ACT domain-containing protein: MSGEKDLQKLIKELKPILNSGEYVFATVPNFDGILRTDTLFEFKEAEGITIVLEKNKADALKLSYQFTSSWITLEIHSSLEAVGLTAAFSTELTKYNISCNVVAGFYHDHIFIDTKDAKKSMEVLTNLSKNK; this comes from the coding sequence ATGAGTGGAGAAAAAGATTTACAAAAACTTATAAAAGAACTAAAACCTATTTTAAATTCGGGTGAATATGTATTCGCTACTGTTCCTAATTTCGATGGAATTTTAAGAACAGATACTTTATTCGAATTTAAAGAAGCAGAAGGAATTACCATTGTTTTAGAAAAGAATAAAGCAGACGCTTTAAAACTATCTTACCAATTTACAAGTTCCTGGATCACTTTAGAAATACATTCTTCACTAGAAGCTGTTGGTTTAACTGCCGCTTTTTCTACTGAACTAACCAAGTATAATATTAGTTGTAATGTGGTTGCTGGTTTTTACCATGATCATATTTTTATAGACACAAAAGATGCTAAAAAATCTATGGAAGTCTTAACCAATTTATCTAAAAATAAGTAG
- the gdhA gene encoding NADP-specific glutamate dehydrogenase, with protein sequence MELKIKEFMEMVKSRNNHEPEFLQAVQEVAETVIPYIVNHDIYHGKNILLRMVEPERLISFRVSWVDDDGEIQVNRGYRIQMNSAIGPYKGGLRFHPTVNASILKFLAFEQVFKNSLTTLPMGGGKGGSDFDPKGKSDNEIMRFCHAFMSELFRHIGPNTDVPAGDIGVGGREIGFMFGMYKKLNNEFTGVLTGKGASWGGSLIRPEATGYGNVYFAQNMLQRKDDSFDGKRVVISGSGNVAQYAAEKAIELGATVLTLSDSGGYILDEEGINTEKLKHVMYIKNEKRGRISEYTEKYPNAKFVKGERPWSVKCDVALPCATQNELNGDEAKQLIKNGCMCVSEGANMPSTPEAIHEFQKGKILFAPGKASNAGGVATSGLEMSQNSLRISWSREEVDSRLKDIMEDIHDSCVEYGKNEDGSIDYIKGANIAGFVKVADAMLAQGVI encoded by the coding sequence ATGGAATTAAAAATCAAAGAGTTTATGGAAATGGTTAAAAGTAGAAATAACCATGAGCCAGAATTTTTACAAGCCGTTCAAGAAGTTGCAGAAACTGTAATTCCTTATATCGTAAATCATGATATTTATCACGGAAAAAATATTTTATTGAGAATGGTGGAGCCAGAAAGATTAATTTCTTTTCGTGTTTCTTGGGTAGATGATGATGGAGAAATTCAAGTAAATAGAGGTTATAGAATACAAATGAACTCGGCAATTGGCCCATATAAAGGTGGTTTGCGTTTTCACCCAACAGTAAATGCTAGTATTTTAAAGTTTTTAGCTTTTGAACAAGTTTTTAAAAACTCGCTAACAACATTGCCAATGGGTGGTGGAAAAGGTGGTTCTGACTTTGATCCTAAAGGAAAATCGGACAATGAAATTATGCGTTTTTGCCATGCTTTTATGAGCGAATTATTTAGACATATTGGCCCAAATACAGACGTTCCTGCAGGAGATATTGGAGTTGGAGGACGTGAAATTGGTTTTATGTTTGGAATGTACAAAAAACTAAACAACGAATTTACTGGAGTTTTAACTGGTAAAGGTGCATCTTGGGGTGGTTCTTTAATTAGACCAGAAGCAACAGGTTATGGAAACGTGTATTTTGCACAAAATATGTTGCAAAGAAAAGACGATTCTTTTGATGGTAAAAGAGTAGTTATTTCTGGTTCTGGAAATGTTGCACAATATGCCGCTGAAAAAGCGATTGAATTAGGTGCAACTGTTTTAACGTTATCGGATTCTGGAGGATATATTTTAGATGAAGAAGGAATAAACACAGAGAAGTTAAAACACGTTATGTACATTAAAAATGAAAAACGTGGAAGAATTAGCGAATACACAGAAAAATATCCGAACGCAAAATTTGTAAAAGGAGAAAGACCTTGGTCTGTTAAATGTGATGTTGCTTTACCATGTGCAACTCAAAATGAGTTGAATGGAGACGAAGCAAAACAACTAATTAAAAATGGTTGTATGTGTGTTTCTGAAGGTGCAAATATGCCTTCTACACCAGAAGCAATTCACGAATTTCAAAAAGGAAAAATCTTATTTGCTCCAGGAAAAGCATCTAATGCTGGTGGTGTAGCAACTTCTGGTTTAGAAATGAGCCAAAATTCTTTAAGAATTTCTTGGTCTAGAGAAGAAGTAGATTCAAGATTAAAAGATATTATGGAAGATATCCACGATTCTTGTGTAGAATATGGTAAAAACGAAGATGGTTCTATAGATTATATAAAAGGAGCAAATATTGCTGGTTTTGTAAAAGTGGCAGATGCTATGTTAGCACAAGGTGTTATTTAA
- the dinB gene encoding DNA polymerase IV, with protein MDAFYASVAQLDNPELRGKAIAVGGNEIRGVVSAASYEARKFGVKSAMSGFMAKKKCPHLIFVKSDFERYKELSAKIREIFYEYTDLVEPLSLDEAYLDVTENKKGNTSANDIAREIRARIFEVTGLRASAGISINKFIAKVASDINKPNGQKTVHPEEVIKFLEELPVNKFYGVGKVTAAKMYNLGIFVGNDLKKKSLEELVTLFGKSGTHYYNIVRGIHNSAVKPNRIRKSLAAERTFNENISSEIYMIEKLEKIADELERRMLKNDTKGKTITLKIKYSDFTQQTRSKTKPHFMQTKKEFFPVVKELLFQDKLVNSVRLLGLSFGNLNTEIKEPVWVQLKFDFNTHRF; from the coding sequence ATGGATGCATTTTATGCGTCAGTAGCACAATTGGATAATCCTGAATTGCGAGGAAAAGCCATTGCTGTTGGTGGAAACGAAATAAGAGGAGTTGTTTCTGCTGCAAGTTACGAAGCCAGAAAATTCGGTGTAAAATCTGCGATGAGTGGTTTTATGGCGAAGAAAAAGTGTCCGCATTTAATTTTTGTAAAGTCAGATTTTGAACGCTATAAAGAGTTATCAGCAAAAATTAGAGAGATTTTCTATGAATACACAGATCTGGTTGAGCCACTTTCTTTAGACGAAGCCTATTTAGATGTTACCGAAAATAAGAAGGGAAATACATCCGCAAATGATATAGCAAGAGAAATTAGGGCGCGCATTTTCGAAGTTACAGGTTTACGAGCTTCTGCAGGAATTTCTATCAATAAATTTATTGCAAAAGTAGCTTCAGACATTAACAAACCAAATGGACAAAAAACGGTTCACCCAGAAGAGGTTATTAAATTTTTGGAAGAATTACCAGTAAACAAATTTTATGGAGTTGGTAAAGTTACAGCCGCAAAAATGTACAATCTGGGCATTTTTGTTGGAAACGATTTAAAGAAAAAATCGCTTGAAGAATTGGTAACTTTATTCGGAAAATCGGGTACACATTATTACAATATTGTTCGTGGAATTCATAATAGCGCTGTAAAACCAAATAGAATCCGAAAATCTTTAGCTGCAGAAAGAACGTTTAATGAAAACATTTCTTCAGAGATTTATATGATTGAAAAATTAGAAAAAATTGCAGATGAATTGGAAAGAAGAATGTTAAAAAATGATACCAAAGGAAAAACCATTACCTTAAAAATTAAATATTCCGATTTTACACAACAGACAAGAAGTAAAACAAAACCGCATTTTATGCAGACGAAAAAAGAATTTTTTCCTGTGGTAAAAGAATTGTTGTTTCAAGATAAATTGGTTAATTCTGTACGTTTATTGGGGCTTTCTTTCGGGAATTTAAACACCGAAATTAAAGAACCAGTTTGGGTTCAATTAAAGTTTGATTTCAACACACATCGTTTTTAA
- a CDS encoding CBU_0592 family membrane protein — MNTIDWLGFIGVFQILLAYILNLIGKIKNTDLTFILLNLIGAAMACLASIFMEYIPFIILEGVWTFASLISLLKYKKKQ; from the coding sequence ATGAATACTATAGATTGGCTTGGTTTTATAGGGGTTTTTCAAATACTATTGGCTTACATACTTAATCTAATTGGAAAAATAAAAAATACTGATTTAACTTTTATTTTACTAAATCTTATTGGTGCAGCTATGGCTTGTCTTGCTTCAATATTTATGGAATACATTCCATTTATAATATTAGAAGGAGTTTGGACTTTTGCGTCATTAATTTCGCTTTTAAAGTATAAGAAAAAACAATAA
- a CDS encoding NAD(P)/FAD-dependent oxidoreductase — translation MNFSYWELKEWFTNIDFTIVGSGIVGLNCALELKKNHPKANILILEKGMLPQGASTKNAGFACFGSLSELIDDLHSHTEQEVYNLVDKRWKGSQLLRQNLGDRNIDFQQNKGFELCDNEAFFEECISRKEEINQLLKPIFNADVFSESENTFGFKKVHNRYITNNFEGQIDTGKMAFQLLQKVLKLGVKILNNISVESFVENQDKINIKTNRLDFYTKKLFIATNGFANQLLDEKVQPARAQVLITKPIKNLHIKGTFHLDKGYYYFRNINDRILFGGGRNLDFKTEETSEFGQTKIIQNKLEEILKTTILPNTSFEIEHRWSGIMGVGNQKKAIVKQISNNVFCGVRLGGMGIAIGSLVGKELAELINE, via the coding sequence ATGAACTTTAGTTACTGGGAATTAAAAGAATGGTTTACAAACATCGATTTTACGATTGTTGGTAGTGGAATTGTGGGTTTAAATTGCGCTTTAGAATTAAAGAAAAACCACCCAAAAGCCAATATTTTAATCCTTGAAAAAGGAATGTTACCACAAGGAGCAAGTACAAAAAACGCTGGTTTTGCTTGTTTTGGAAGCCTTTCTGAATTAATAGACGATTTACATTCTCACACAGAACAAGAGGTTTATAATTTGGTTGATAAACGTTGGAAAGGCTCACAATTATTAAGACAAAATTTAGGCGATAGAAACATCGATTTTCAGCAAAATAAGGGTTTTGAATTGTGTGATAATGAAGCTTTTTTTGAGGAATGTATTTCGAGAAAAGAAGAAATTAATCAGCTTTTAAAACCTATTTTTAATGCGGATGTTTTTTCGGAATCAGAAAACACTTTTGGATTTAAAAAAGTACATAATAGATACATTACAAATAATTTTGAAGGACAAATTGATACTGGAAAAATGGCTTTTCAGTTATTGCAAAAAGTGCTGAAATTAGGTGTTAAAATTCTCAATAATATTTCGGTAGAAAGTTTTGTTGAAAATCAGGATAAAATTAATATAAAAACCAACAGATTAGATTTTTACACTAAAAAATTATTCATTGCAACAAACGGATTTGCGAATCAGCTTTTAGACGAAAAAGTACAACCTGCAAGAGCACAAGTTCTCATTACAAAACCCATTAAAAATCTTCATATAAAAGGAACTTTTCATTTAGATAAAGGCTATTATTATTTCAGAAATATAAACGATAGAATTTTATTTGGTGGAGGAAGAAACCTAGATTTTAAAACCGAAGAAACTTCTGAATTTGGTCAGACAAAAATCATTCAAAATAAATTAGAGGAAATTCTAAAAACCACTATTTTACCAAATACAAGTTTTGAAATTGAACACAGATGGAGTGGAATTATGGGCGTTGGAAATCAGAAAAAAGCCATTGTAAAACAAATTTCAAATAACGTTTTTTGTGGAGTTCGTTTAGGAGGAATGGGAATTGCCATTGGAAGTTTGGTGGGAAAAGAATTAGCAGAATTGATAAATGAATAA
- a CDS encoding META domain-containing protein has product MKNILLIFCTILMVSCGSNSEKKKTKADFLNAVEGTWTVSEIHNITKEELTKTQKTPFIKFEEEKVSGNNGCNNYFSSINTIDEKTIKFSMFGETKMMCAEMKISDAFGSLLSKIDTYSVDKNTLTFFNSEGHKILVFTK; this is encoded by the coding sequence ATGAAAAATATACTTTTAATTTTTTGTACAATTCTTATGGTTTCTTGTGGTTCAAATTCAGAAAAGAAGAAAACAAAAGCAGACTTTTTAAATGCTGTTGAAGGAACTTGGACTGTTTCTGAAATACATAATATTACAAAAGAAGAACTTACCAAAACTCAAAAAACTCCTTTTATTAAATTTGAAGAAGAAAAAGTTAGTGGTAATAATGGTTGTAATAACTACTTTTCATCTATAAATACTATTGATGAAAAAACAATCAAATTTTCTATGTTTGGTGAAACAAAAATGATGTGTGCAGAAATGAAAATTTCTGATGCTTTTGGTTCACTATTATCTAAAATAGATACCTATTCTGTTGATAAAAACACGTTGACTTTCTTTAATTCTGAAGGACATAAAATACTCGTTTTTACAAAATAA
- a CDS encoding LysE family transporter, with the protein MDLFLLFFYGFLFSFVGSITPSMLNMTALKVSLEKGTEAANKYALGVSLVIIPQIYIAVVLTKYITENPKILETLDKIGVVIFIFLSFYFYRESKKSKIKVEGLQSKKENPFLAGITLSVLNMFAIPFFCGTAVLLDSFNLFSFDFISILFFTIGSLIGTFYILYLYGKFAKTIQKKTGKLTKDINIILAILTALVAVFTLIKLIYTSLATS; encoded by the coding sequence TTGGATTTATTCTTACTTTTTTTCTACGGATTTCTATTCTCTTTTGTGGGTTCTATAACACCTAGTATGTTAAATATGACTGCTCTTAAAGTCAGTTTAGAAAAAGGAACAGAAGCAGCAAACAAATACGCTTTAGGTGTTTCTTTGGTAATAATTCCGCAAATATATATAGCAGTTGTTTTAACTAAATATATTACAGAAAACCCTAAAATTTTAGAAACTTTAGACAAAATAGGAGTTGTAATTTTTATCTTTTTATCTTTCTATTTTTACAGAGAATCTAAAAAAAGTAAAATTAAGGTTGAAGGCTTACAGTCGAAGAAAGAAAATCCGTTTTTAGCAGGAATTACTTTATCGGTTTTAAACATGTTTGCCATTCCTTTTTTCTGCGGAACAGCAGTTTTATTAGACTCTTTTAATCTTTTTAGTTTTGATTTTATTTCCATATTATTTTTTACAATTGGCTCTCTAATTGGCACATTTTATATCTTATATTTATATGGAAAATTTGCAAAAACAATTCAGAAGAAAACAGGAAAACTAACGAAAGACATCAATATAATTTTAGCAATTTTAACAGCTTTGGTTGCTGTTTTTACATTGATAAAATTGATTTACACATCTTTAGCAACAAGTTAA
- a CDS encoding GNAT family N-acetyltransferase — protein MKIIRTNSENKDFINLVKELDAYLKITDGEEHSFYNQFNNIDVLRNVVVIYVDEIAVGCGAIKKFDYSSMEVKRMYVSPENRGKGIAQKILSELEIWAKELGNKKCVLETGKRQKEAVRFYKKCNYKIIENYGQYIGMENSICFEKQL, from the coding sequence ATGAAAATTATTAGAACCAATTCCGAAAACAAAGATTTTATCAATTTGGTAAAAGAATTAGACGCCTATTTAAAAATTACAGATGGCGAAGAACACAGTTTTTACAATCAGTTTAATAATATAGATGTATTAAGAAATGTTGTTGTAATTTATGTTGATGAAATTGCAGTTGGTTGTGGAGCTATTAAAAAATTCGACTATTCTTCTATGGAAGTAAAAAGAATGTATGTTTCTCCAGAAAATAGAGGAAAAGGAATTGCGCAAAAAATACTTTCAGAATTAGAAATTTGGGCAAAAGAATTAGGAAACAAAAAATGTGTTTTAGAAACAGGAAAAAGACAAAAAGAAGCTGTAAGATTTTATAAAAAATGCAATTATAAAATCATTGAAAATTACGGACAATATATAGGAATGGAAAACAGTATTTGTTTTGAAAAACAACTATAA
- a CDS encoding alpha/beta hydrolase family protein — MKILKNFIVDGKYQKPIVTDVFYKETQQPKKVVIFCHGYKGFKDWGAWNLMAEAFAQAGFFFIKFNFSHNGGTPEQPIDFPDLEAFGNNNYIKELDDLESVLDWISTNIDFKKEVNINDISIIGHSRGGGIVTIKTAEDSRVKNVISLAAVCDFGSRSSTIGDLENWKKTGVKYIENGRTKQQMPHFYQFYINFKENEERLNIEKSAKKITVPHLIIHGDNDTSISVEEGEKIHAWNPKSRLEIIKNADHVFNVSHPWKKEKMSKELDQVTKICIEFLK, encoded by the coding sequence ATGAAAATTTTAAAAAACTTTATAGTTGATGGAAAATATCAAAAACCAATTGTAACAGATGTTTTTTATAAAGAAACACAGCAACCAAAAAAAGTGGTTATTTTTTGTCATGGTTACAAAGGTTTTAAAGATTGGGGTGCTTGGAATTTAATGGCAGAAGCATTTGCTCAAGCAGGTTTTTTCTTCATAAAATTCAACTTTTCACACAATGGAGGAACTCCAGAACAACCGATAGATTTTCCAGATTTAGAAGCTTTTGGAAATAATAATTACATAAAAGAATTAGATGATTTAGAATCTGTTTTAGATTGGATTTCCACAAATATCGATTTTAAAAAAGAAGTAAATATTAATGATATTTCAATAATAGGACATAGTAGAGGTGGAGGAATTGTAACCATAAAAACTGCTGAAGATTCACGAGTAAAAAATGTAATTTCTTTAGCTGCAGTTTGTGATTTTGGTTCTAGATCATCAACAATTGGCGATTTAGAAAATTGGAAGAAAACAGGTGTAAAATATATCGAAAATGGAAGAACGAAGCAACAAATGCCTCATTTTTATCAATTTTACATCAATTTTAAAGAAAACGAAGAACGATTAAATATCGAAAAATCAGCCAAGAAAATTACAGTTCCACACTTAATAATTCATGGAGATAATGATACTTCAATTTCTGTAGAAGAAGGTGAAAAAATACATGCTTGGAACCCGAAAAGTAGATTAGAAATTATTAAAAATGCAGATCATGTTTTTAATGTTTCCCATCCTTGGAAAAAGGAGAAAATGTCTAAAGAACTAGACCAAGTTACTAAAATTTGTATAGAGTTTTTAAAGTAG
- a CDS encoding LysE family transporter — MNFIICVILGFGIAMAGSITPSFLNLTVVKFSLRNGKKAAFYLIGGYATVLFFQANIGAYLSSILMENSEYITLLQKIGTGLLFLLSINFFRLHFSSKEKKVKEEIPKSKAYLHGIIMSSLNTIAIPFYFTTISLLIGLSYFEYSYLNGFYFSVGSTIGSFTLYSLYAIVAEKIEHKLTYIATKMDFILGCLTGFVGLGNLIYLLSQ; from the coding sequence ATGAATTTTATAATCTGCGTAATTTTAGGTTTTGGTATTGCAATGGCTGGAAGTATTACGCCCAGTTTTCTAAATTTAACAGTTGTAAAATTTAGTTTAAGAAATGGAAAAAAAGCTGCTTTTTATTTAATTGGTGGTTATGCAACTGTTTTATTTTTTCAAGCGAATATTGGTGCGTATTTATCCAGTATTTTAATGGAAAATTCAGAGTATATAACCTTACTTCAGAAAATTGGGACAGGGCTTTTATTCTTGTTATCTATCAATTTTTTTAGATTGCATTTTTCATCAAAAGAAAAGAAAGTTAAAGAAGAAATACCAAAATCGAAAGCGTATTTGCATGGAATAATTATGTCTTCTTTAAACACAATTGCAATTCCTTTTTACTTTACTACAATTTCACTTTTAATAGGTTTAAGTTATTTTGAATATTCTTATTTAAACGGATTCTATTTTTCAGTTGGTTCTACAATTGGTTCTTTTACACTATATTCTTTATATGCAATTGTTGCTGAAAAAATTGAACATAAATTAACGTATATTGCTACAAAAATGGACTTTATTTTAGGTTGCTTAACTGGTTTTGTAGGTTTAGGAAACTTAATTTATTTACTATCGCAATAA